The segment CAAGTTCTTTAAATACCGTCCTTACGGCATCTTTATTGTGCAATTTTTTGTATGCAAGCCTGATGGCGGATAGATCACCCTTTTTCCCTAAGGTTATTATCGGCTCAACAAAGGTCCTTAGAGCTTTTGCCCTGTCAACAGTAGTCTCTATTCTACCTTTTTCTATCAGAGAAATGGCCATGTTTCTCAACATTGCAAGTCTATGATCGGTAGGTCTACCTAATTTTTTTATTCCAGATTTATGACGCATCTTCTTCCCTCACAAATTTTTTGTAACCCAAAGCCTCCAGGTCCATGCCAAGGCTAAGACCTAATTCACTTAAGACTTTTTTAATCTCCTCAAGGGATTTTCTACCAAAATTCTTAGTTTTTAACATATCATTATCTGTTTTACTGCACAACTCCGCAAGAGTTTTTATCTCTGCATTTTTCAAACAGTTGTATGCTCTTACAGAAAGCTCGAGCTCTTCAATACTTTTATCCAGAAGCTCTAAAATCTGATCATTTCTGATCTCATTTTTTTCTGCTTCCTCAGAATAATCCGGCTCATCAAAATTTATAAATAGGTCAAGATGATCTTTTAATATCTTAGCAGAAAAACCTATCGCATCTTCTGGAGCTATTGAACCATCTGTTTCCACTTCAAGTATCAGCTTGTCATAATCAGTACTCTGCCCCACACGAGCATTTTCAACCCTGAAGTTTGCCCTTTTAATAGGAGTAAAGATGGCATCCACAGGAATAATGTGAATATCACTAAACTTACCTTTCATATCTTCAGAAGGGACATAACCAATCCCCCTTTCCACATAAAGCTCTATATTAAGCTCAGCATTTGGATCTGTAATAGTAGCTATATGTTGGTCTGGATTTAATACCTGAACAAGGGGATCACCAAAAATATCTGATGCTTTTACAACCCCTTCCCCTTTTTTCTTAATATAAACCCTCTTCTGTTCATGGGTATTCAGGTTAAGCTCAAGCATCTTGATGTTGAGAATTATCTCAACAACATCTTCCAACACCCCAGGTATTGTGGTATACTCATGGGTAACATCATTTATCTTAACACCAACAACAGCTGTACCTTCTATAGAGGATAGAAGAATCCTTCTTAATGAATTACCAATAGTAATACCGAAACCTCTTTCCAGAGGCTCAGCCACAAACACACCAAATCTATCCGTGTTATCAGGGGATGTTTCAAGTTTTTTCGGCTTTATCAAACTTTTAAAGTTCATTAATATCATTATAAAAATCCTCCTAAGAGCCTATTATTTAGAGTAAAGCTCTACTATTAAGTGCTCCTGGATATCATAACCTATATCGCTTCTCTCTGGTAAGCGATTAACAACTGCTTTAAAAGCAGCCTTATCTATACTTAACCATTCAGCAGTACCCCTACCTTCAGAGGTTTCTAATGATTCTACTATAAGTTTATTATCTCTGCTTTTTTCTCTAAGCTCAATAACATCTCCCACTTTTAAAAGATAAGAAGGGATATTTACTTTTTTACCGTTTACAGTAAAATGGTTGTGTCTTACAAGTTGTCTTGCCTGTGTTCTACTTGAAGCAAAGCCTGCTCTGTAAACAGCGTTATCAAGCCTTCTCTCAAGTAATTGAAGAAGGTTTTCACCGGTAATCCCTTTCATATTTGTGGCTCGTTCAAAATAAAGCCTAAACTGGGATTCAAGTATTCCATAAATTCTTTTAACCTTTTGTTTTTCCCTCAACTGAACACCATAGTCGCTGAGCTTCTTCTTAAGCTGTCCATGTTGTCCGGGGGGGTAACCCTTCTTTTCTATCCCACATTTATCTTTATAACAACGCTCACCCTTAAGGTAAAGCTTCATACCTTCCCTTCTACAAAGCTTGCATGATGGTCCTGTATATCTAGCCAATTTAAACCTCCACTAAACTCTTCTTTTCTTTCTTGGTCTACAACCATTATGAGGAATGGGAGTAGTATCTCTAATAAGAGTTATCTTAATACCTGCAGATTGAATCGCTCTTATAGCACTTTCCCTTCCAGCACCAGGTCCTTTAACGTTGACTTCTACTTCTCTCACACCATAATCAACTGCTTTTTTGGCAGCAGATTCTGCAGCTATCTGGGCAGCATAAGGAGTAGATTTTCTGGAATTTTTAAAGCCTTCTGTCCCACCTGCTGACCAACATAAAACGTTACCTGATAGGTCAGTAAACGTAACTATTGTATTATTAAAAGTGGAATGAATATGAGCAATCCCTCTTGGAACAACTTTTTTTTCTCTTTTCTTCCTAACCTTAGTAGCCATTATTCCTCCTAAAACCTACTACTTTCTCTTAATTCCACGTTTACCAGCAAGACCTCTTCTGGTACGTGCATTACTACGTGTTTTCTGACCTCTGACAGGCATTCCATTTTTATGTCTGTATCCTCTATAGCAGTTTATCTCTATAAGTCTTTTTATATTCAAGGCAATGTCTTTCCTTAAATCACCTTCCACTTTCAGGTTTTCATCGATATACTTACGAATAGAAGAGATCTCCTGCTCTGTAAGATCACCAATCTTCTTATTTCTGTCCAGATTAAGCTCGTCGATTATCCTGTTTGCTGTACTCCTACCTATACCATAGATGTAAGTCAGCCCTATTTCCAGTTTTTTGTTATTTGGGATGTCAACACCAGCTACTCGAGCCACAAATTTCCTCCTTAACCTTGTCTTTGCTTATGTTTGGGGTTTTCACATATCACTCTGACGACCCCTTTTCTTTTAATTATTTTACACTTATTACAGATAGGTTTTACACTTGCTCTCACCTTCATCTCATACACCTCTTTTTACTTATGCCTGTAGGTTATACGGCCTTTTGTTAGATCATATGGAGACATCTCTACTGTCACCTTATCTCCGGGAAGTATCCTTATAAAATTCATTCTCATCTTCCCCGATAAATGACACAATATCACGTGCTTATTTTCAAGCTCTACCTTAAACATAGCATTTGGTAGCGCCTCAAGCACTACACCTTCAAATTCGATTACATCATCTTTTTTCCCCATATGTGTCCTTTACAATGTTAATATCTCTGGTCCATTATTGGTAATAACAACAGTATTTTCGTAGTGAGCAGCATCTTTGCCATCGGCAGTTATCACTGTCCACCCATCTTCCAATACTTCTACCTTCCAATCACCAATAACTACCATAGGTTCTATAGCTAAAACCATGCCAGCCCTAAGCCTTACGCCGCGGTTAGGTTTGCCAAAATTTGGTATCGTAGGCTCTTCATGCAATTGCCTACCAATTCCATGTCCGAAGTAATCCCTAATTACATTAAAGCCGTTAGATTCAACATAACTCTGTATCGCATGGGATATATCATGCAGTCTGTATCTTTCATCAGCATATTTCATCCCTTCAAAAAATGACTGCTCAGTAACTTCCACAAGCTTCTTTTTCTCTTCAGAAACATCACCAACGCAAAATGTTCTACAAGCATCGCCATGAAACCCATCTTTGTAGGCCCCAACATCGATACTTACGATATCACCTTCTTTCAAAACATTATCAGAAGGTATCCCGTGAACAACCACCTCATTGATAGATATACAGGTGGCAGACGGATAGCCCCTATACCCTTTAAATGACGGGATTGCAGAACGGGACTTTATAATATTTTCTATAAAATTGTCAAGTGTTTTTGTTGTAACGCCTGGTTTAACCTTGCTAGAAACCTTTTCCAGAGCCTCTTTCACAACCTCACAAGCAGCTTTTATCTTTTCAATTTCACTTTTACTTTTAATTTCAACCATTATCCCAATATCTCTTTAATCTTCCTGTAAATATCGCCCACTTCCCCAACTCCATCCACAACGTATAGTTTACCGGAATTTTTGTAGTAATCTTTCAATGCTGAGGTCTGCTCATGATATACTTTAAGACGTTTTGCGATTGTCTCCTCTTTGTCATCGTCCCTTTGATACAATTCGCCTCCACAATCATCACATACACCTTCTTTTTTTGGTGGATTATATTTTATATGATAAACCTTACCACAACCCTTACATGTTCTTCTACCTGTGAGTCTTTCCATAATAAGGTTATCATCCACTTCGAGACTAATAATATGTGTCAACGAAATATTAAGATCATCTTTTAGCATTGCATCCAGAGAAACAGCCTGAGGTATTGTACGTGGAAATCCATCAAGGATAAATCCATTTTTGCAATCATCCTGTTTAAGACGTTCCCTCACGATACCAATAATAACATCATCCGGCACCAGCTTACCTTCATCCATATATTTTTTCGCCATTTTACCAAGTTCTGTCCCTTCTTTTACAGCTGATCTTAATATATCGCCGGTAGAGATCTGAACAACTTTGTATTCATTTATGATGTATGAAGACTGTGTTCCTTTACCAGCTCCTGGGGGCCCAAGAAAAACTAAATTTACCATGCAGCACCTCGTGGTTTTATTCTACCTTTTGATAAAAAACCATCATAATTATGAGTAATTAGATGCGACTCAATCTTATTGACCACATCCATAGATACTCCAATTACAATTAACACACTTGTACCACCAAAATAAAATGGTACATTGAAAAATTTTAAAATCACCTGTGGCATAATAGCAACAATTGTTAGATAAATAGCCCCAGCGAAAGTCAATCTCGAAAGGGTGTAATCTATAAATTCAGCAGTGTTGCTGCCGGGTCTTTTACCAGGTATTACTCCACCACTTCTTTGGATATTTTCTGCTATATCTGTAGGATTAAAAATAATTGATGTATAAAAATAGCAGAAAAACACGATCAGAAGAGCATATAAAAGATAGTATAAAAAATGACTCGGAGAAAGATAAAACCCTACTCTCTTTATCAATTCGCTACCAGAAAATGATGCAAGTGTGGAAGGAAAGGATATGATGGATGCAGCGAATATTATTGGAATAACACCGGAAGTATTGAGCTTAAGTGGTAAATACGATGTGGCAACATTCCCCCTAATACCCACAGCACCTCGTTTAATATATTGTATAGGGATTCTTCTACTGGCGGCCTCCACAAAAACGATACCCGCTGTTACTGCAACAACAATAACTAAGATAGCTACAAGAGTCAAAATCTGTAATTCTCCAGTCTGTAAGAGTCTTAAAGTGTTTGTGACAGCATTTGGTATTGCTGCTACTATACCTGCGAAAATGATCATGGACATTCCATTGCCAATACCTTTTTCGGTAATCTTTTCACCAAGCCACATCAAGAAGATAGTACCAGCTGTAAGTGTAAGTGCAGTTATAATCCTAAATCCCCAACCAGGATATATTACCACAGAAGCACCTGTTGGAGAAGTCATCCCTTCCAATCCGATAGCTATACCTGTACCTTGAATCATGGAGATTAAAACGGTACCATATCTGGTATACTTTGTAATTTTAGCACGCCCCTCTGAACCCTGTTTTTTAAGCTCAGCAAGATATGGAGATACAACCGCCAGAAGCTCCATAATAATCGATGCGGAGATATAAGGCATAACACCGAGACCACACACAGTAAGCCTACTCAATGCCCCCCCAGTAAACATATCGAAGAATCCCAATATATTTCCTGATTGTCTGGCGAAAAACTCTGTCAGGGCTGTTGAGTTTATCCCGGGCGTTGGAATATGAGTACCTATACGATAAACAATCAAAAGGAAAAGGGTAAACAATATCCTTTTCCTTAATTCCGGTACTGAAAATATATCTTCTATTTTCTTAAACATTAATTACCCCAATTTTTTCACTTCTCCGCCGGCAGTTTTTATTTTTTCCTCAGCAGCAGAAGAGATTTTATCCACTTCAAAAGTAAGCTTTTTGGTTAAATCCCCAACCGCAAGCACTTTTACACCATCTTTGTTCCCTTTTATCAAACCTTTTTCCATTAGGGAATCTCTGTTTACAACATCACCATTATTAAACTTTTCTTCTATTTGATAGAGATTTACTATTTCATATACAGTAGCAAACATTTTGTTATTAAAGCCTCTTTTGGGAAGCCTTCTGGTAAGAGGCATCTGCCCCCCTTCAAATCCAGGTTTTGTTTGGCCACCTGATCTTGCTTTCTGACCTTTATGTCCTTTGCCAGCAGTAGTACCAAGACCACTACCTGATCCTCTTCCTACTCTTTTTCTCGTCTTCGTAGATCCTAAAGCTGGTCTTAAATCATGTAGTTTCATACCTTAACCCTCTTTCCGATATATTATTTCGCTTATCTCTTTGCCTCTGTAAGCAGCTATCTTATCAAGCGTCCTTATCTTTTTGAATCCATCAAAAACTGCTAAAATAAGGTTGTTTGGATTTCGGCTTCTAACAGACTTTGCAAGTATATCATGTACACCAGCAAGCTCAAAAAGAGACCTTGTGACACCACCAGATATTATACCTGTACCAGGTGCCGCTGGCTTCATTATGATCTCTGCCGCTCCAAATTTCCCAATGACCTCGTGTGGAATTGTTCCTTTTGAGATAGGCAATTTTATAAGATTTTTCTTAGCTGCCTCAAGAGCTTTTCTTATAGCATCAGGTACTTCACGAGCCTTCCCATATCCAATTCCAACGGAACCGTTCCTATCACCAACAATAACCATAGCAGTAAATCTAAATATTCTACCACCTTTTACAACCTTTGTAACTCTACCAATATGGACAACTTTATCTTCCAATTGACTTACACCTGTATTCAAAGCAGTCCTCCTTAAAAATCTAAGCCTGATTCTCTTGCGGAATCAGCTAGAGCTTTTATTTTACCATGATAAATATATCCGCCTCTATCAAAAACGACAGACTTTACACCTTTAGCAAGTGCTCTCTCAGCGATCAACTTACCTATTGTTTTAGACACTTCAATGTTCACTCTACCAAGAAATTTTTCCCTCAAATCTTTTTCAAGTGAGCTTGCCGAAACTATTGTGGTGCCATTTTCGTCATTGATAATCTGAGCATAGATGTATCTGTTGCTTCTATACACAGCTAACCTTGGCCTTGATGCAGTACCAGATATTTTCTTTCTTATTCTTATATGTCTTTTAACCCTTGAATCTTTTTTATCAGCCATAGATCACCAAACTCCTATCTTATTTTTTACCAGATTTACCGGCTTTTCTCAGTATTCTTTCACCTTCATACTTGATACCTTTACCTTTGTATGGCTCAGGTGGTCTAAGAGCCCTGAGATTTGCCGCTATCTGACCAACTTTCTGTTTGTCGATCCCCCTAACACCAAATTTAGTTTGAGACTCAACAAAAAACTCAATCCCTTCAGGTGCCTGATAAACAACCGGGTGAGAGTATCCAAGAGAAAAATCTAAATCTTTCCCCTTAAGAGCAACTCTGTAACCAACACCTACTATCTCAAGTTTCTTTTCAAAACCTTTTGTTACTCCAACAACCATGTTGTTTAATAATGTTCTAACTAGTCCATGCAGGGACCTTACTTCTCGGTGGTCACTATCTCTGGTAACTACTATCTGATTACCATTGATTTCTATATTTATACCTTGGGGTTTTTCATACGTTAAAGCACCTTTTGGGCCTTCTACTTTAACAATATTACCATCTAAAGAAACCTTTACACTGCTATCAAACAAGATCGGTTTTTTACCTATTCTTGACATCTATAGCTCCATTACCAGATTTTACAGAGATATTCACCACCGACCTTTTCCTTTTTACACTGTTTAACAGTTTTGATACCTGAAGATGTAGATACCACACCAGTACCTAAACCACCTAAAACGATATCAAGGTTTTTTGACTTTACATAAATTCTTCTTCCAGGTTTACTAACTTTTTCAGCACCTCTAATTACAGATTCTCCTTCCTCGGTATATTTCAGATATATAACAATATCTTTCTTATTGTTTTCTGAAATAACTCGGTAGTTTTTGATATAACCCTGGTCTTTGAAAATTTCCAAAATAGATTCTTTTAATTTTGAATGCGGCACAACTACTTCTTGATGTTTCACACGAACGGCATTCATTATTCGTGTGAGCATATCTGCTACTGGATCAGTCATTACCTTTCCTCCATCTTTTTATTATCTGCGGTAACCGATATCTTCTTATTACCAGCTCGACTTTCTAACTCCAGGAATAAGCCCTTCAGAAGCCTGTTTCCTGAAGCAAATCCTACACATATTAAATCTTCTCAAAAAAGCCCTTGGTCTGCCACATATTGGACATCTATTATATTCCCTGATTTTAAATTTTTTCTTTTTAAAAGCACTGTGATATTTTGCAGTAGTAGCCACCAATACCTCCTATTTTTGTGCAAAAGGCATACCAAGAGCTTTTAAGAGCTCCTTAGCCTCTTCATCTGTTTTTGCTGTAGTCGTAATTATTATATCCATCCCTCTTATTTTGTCAATCTTATCATAATCTATTTCAGGAAACACGATCTGCTCTTTTATACCGCAAGCATAATTTCCTCTTCCATCAAAAGAGTTTGGATTAACACCAGCAAAGTCTCTAACCCTGGCAAGCGCAATATTCATAAACCTATTTAGAAATTCATATGCCATCTCTTTTCTCAAAGTAACTTTACATCCAATTGGCATCCCTTCTCTGAGTTTAAAAGATGCTATAGATTTTTTGGCTTTTGTCACAACAGGTTTTTGTCCTGCAATAAGTGCCATATCATTGACAGCGTGTTCAATCACTTTCGGATTCGAAACAGCTTCTCCCAACCTCATATTTAAAACCACTTTTTCTACTTTTGGCACCTGCATTATATTTTTATAGCCAAACTTTTTCATCAAGTAAGGAACTACCTCTTTTTCATACTTTTCTCTTAACACTGACATGGATAACTCCCTTAATCTTTATCTACAATTTCGCCACATGACTTACAAAATCTCTGTTTTGTCCCATCCTGAAGAACCTTGATTCCCAAACGAACACCTTTCTGGCATTTAGGACAAAAGTACATAACATTCGATATGTCTATTGGCTTTTCTTTTTCCACAATTCCACCATCGGGATTGAGCTGGCTGGGCTTCATATGCCTCTTTACAACATTAATATTCTCAGCCAAGACTTTTTTGTCTTCCTTCAATACTTTAAGGATTTTTGATTTTTTCCCTTTATCTTTCCCGGTGGTAACTATAATAGGGTCATCTTTTTTTAATTTAAACTTAATCGCCATTTCATCCTCCTACAGCACTTCGGGAGCCATTGATATTATTTTCAAGAAACCTTTTGCTCTAAGGTCTCTTGCAACCGGCCCAAAAACCCTTGTACCGATAGGCTCGAGGTTTTTATTCAATATAACAGCTGCATTATCATCAAATCTAATGTAAGTACCATCAGGTCTTCTTTTTTCCTTCTTTGTCCTAACAATAACAGCTTTGACGACATCCCCTTTCTTAACATTTCCATCAGGGATAGCATCTTTTACACTACAAACTATAATATCACCTAATCCACCATATTTTCTTTTAGAGCCACCAAGTACCTTAATACACATAAGCTCTTTGGCTCCTGAATTGTCAGCCACCCTTAATCTTGTCTGAACCTGTATCATACCTATACTCCTAAGCCTAATTAATTAAGACCAACTGGTCTTTCCAAAATTCTAACAACCCTCCACCTTTTGGTTTTACTCAAGGGTCTTGTTTCCATAAGCTCAACGACATCACCTATTTTACATTCATTATTTTCATCGTGAGCAACATATTTTTTCCCTTTTTTAACAAATTTGTGATACTTAGGATGCATCTTAAGAGTTTCAACTTTTACAACTACTGTCTTATCCATCTTATCGCTAATTACGGTTCCTCTACGAACCTTCCTCATATTCCTTTCCATACTAACCCTCATTCTCTTTTTCTTTCAAAATAGTTTTTATGCGGGCGATATCTCTTTTAACCTTGCCCACTTTACTTGTATCTTCAAGATCAGCAGTTGAAAGTTTAAATTTTAACCTAAATAGATCTTCCCTAAGCTCCATCTCTTTTTTTTGCAATTCAGCTTTTGACAAGTTTCTCAATTCTGCTGCTTTCATTACTCTGCTCCTTTTGGTGTTTCATTTTCTTCCTTTTTTACAAATTTGCACTTTACAGGAAGTTTGTGGGATGCAAGCCTGAAAGCTTCTCTTGCCTGCTCCTCAGTAACACCTTTAATTTCATACAGCATTGTCCCTTCTTTAACCGGAGCAACATAGTATTCCACTGCACCTTTACCTTTACCCATCCTTGTTTCAGCAGGTCTTTTTGTGATCGGTTTATGTGGGAAAATTCTTATATAAAGATTACCACCCCTTCTAATATATCTATTAATGGCAATCCTTGCTGCCTCTATCTGCCTGCTGGTAAGTTTACCTTTTTCAAGGGACTGAAGTCCATAATCACCAAAAGCAATAGTATTACCTTTGGTGGCCTTACCCCTTATCCTGCCTTTAAAAGCTTTTCTATATTTTGTTCTACTGGGCATTAACATATTATTCTACCTCTGTAGCATTTTTGTTTTTCTCTTCAAGGGTTTCACCTTTGAAAACCCACACCTTAACACCAATAATTCCATAGGTGGTCATTGCATCGGCAGTACCATAATCTATGTCAGCCCTTAAAGTCTGAAGTGGTACTCTACCTTTAATATACCATTCTGTACGAGCCATATCTGCACCGGCAAGTCTTCCTGAACAGGATACCTTAATACCAAGAGCTCCTGATTTAAGAGCCTGAACTACTGCTTTTTTCATAGCTCTACGGAAAGCAATCCTTCTTTCAATCTGAAGAGCAATATTTTCTGCAATTAGTGTGGCATCTATCTCAGGCTTTTTTACCTCTCTTATATTGATTTGCACATCAGCGTTTGTATAAGCCTTCAGATCTTGTTTTAATTTATCAATCTCTGCACCTTTTTTACCAATTACAATACCTGGTCTGCTGGTATTGAGATTTACCCTCATTTTTTGCCCCATCCTCTCTATTTCGATAGATGAGATACCAGCTTGATTTAATTTCTTCTTCAGATACTTACGAATTTTAATATCTTCAGAAAGATTCTTTCTATAATCCCTCTTATTTGCATACCATACAGATTTCCAGGTTTTATTTATACCAATTCTCAAACCGATTGGATGAGCTTTCTGACCCACTAAGCACCTCCGCTTTTATTCACCAAGGACTACAGTAATATGGCTAGTTCTTCTCTTAATCAATGAAGCCCTACCATAAGCCCTAGGCATATATCTTTTATAAAATGGTCCACCATCAACCTTAACTTCCAAAAGTTTAAGGTTACTCACATTCCTGACATTTTTATTCTCCTCTGCGTTAGCTACAGCAGATTTTAATGTCTTATATATCTCCTGAGCTGCTTTTTTAGTGGTAAACTTTAAAAGGGCCATAGCCTCATCCACTGTTTTACCTCTAACTAAATCAGCAACCAATCTTGCTTTCCTTGGAGATACCCTAATATATCTGGCAACAGCCTTTGATATCATATCTTACTCTCCAGTCCTATTTCTTTATTTTCTTATCATCTTTTTTGTGACCACGGAAAGTCCTGGTCAAAGAGAATTCACCTAATTTATGCCCAACCATATTCTCAGTAACATAAACAGGGATAAATTTTTGACCATTATGCACTGCAAAAGTCATTCCAACCATTTCGGGAATGATGGTACTTCTCCTCGACCACGTTTTTATCACTTTTTTATCTCCAGTCTGCTTTGCAGCTTCAACTTTTTTCAGCAGGTGATCATCTATAAATGGTCCTTTTTTAAGCGATCTGGGCACATCTTCCTCCTTTATTTCCTCTTAGTGACAATGTACTTGTTGGAAGGTTTATTTTTCTTCCTGGTCTTATAACCTTTTGTAGGCATACCCCATGGAGAAACAGGATGTCTACCACCCTTAGTCCTACCTTCACCACCACCATGTGGGTGATCTACTGGGTTCATAGCAGTACCCCTTACTGTTGGTCTGATTCCTAACCAGCGGGATTTACCAGCTTTTCCAATCACCACATTTTCATGGTCTGGATTACTAACCTGACCAATAGTTGCTTTACATTCAGATTTAACAAGTCTTATTTCACCAGAAGGTAAGCGAAGATGGCAGTATTCACCCTCTTTGGAAAGTAGCTGTGCATATGTGCCGGCTGACCTTGCAAGCTGACCACCTTTACCAGGCCTTAACTCTATATTATGAATTACGGTACCCACAGGAATATCTTTGAGCTGCAATGCATTTCCTACTTTTATGTCTGCATCCTTACCGCTCTGAATTACATCTCCTACTTTCAATCCTAATGGTGCAATTATATATCTCTTTTCCCCATCAGCGTAAGATACAAGAGCAATTCTTGCACTTCTGTATGGATCGTATTCGATAGTCTTTACTTTTGCAGGGATTGAATCTTTGTCCCTTTTGAAATCTATTACCCTATACAGTTTCTTGTTGCCACCTCCCTGATGTCTGGTGGTTATTCTACCGAAATTATTCCTACCACCTTTTTTGGGAAGTCTTATAAGCAACGATTTCTCAGGGGTATCTGTAGTTATATCAGCATAATCATCGTTTGCTCTAAATCTAACGCCTGCTGATGTTGGTTTATATTTTCTTATACCCATTTTAACCTCTCTCTTATACAAATTCCAACTTTTGATCTTCTTCAAGAACTACAATGGCCTTCTTCCAATCATCTCTACGACCAACAACCATACCAAATCTCTTTACCTTTCCTTTTACA is part of the Calditerrivibrio nitroreducens DSM 19672 genome and harbors:
- a CDS encoding type Z 30S ribosomal protein S14 produces the protein MATTAKYHSAFKKKKFKIREYNRCPICGRPRAFLRRFNMCRICFRKQASEGLIPGVRKSSW
- the rpsS gene encoding 30S ribosomal protein S19, which encodes MPRSLKKGPFIDDHLLKKVEAAKQTGDKKVIKTWSRRSTIIPEMVGMTFAVHNGQKFIPVYVTENMVGHKLGEFSLTRTFRGHKKDDKKIKK
- the rplN gene encoding 50S ribosomal protein L14, whose product is MIQVQTRLRVADNSGAKELMCIKVLGGSKRKYGGLGDIIVCSVKDAIPDGNVKKGDVVKAVIVRTKKEKRRPDGTYIRFDDNAAVILNKNLEPIGTRVFGPVARDLRAKGFLKIISMAPEVL
- the rplF gene encoding 50S ribosomal protein L6 — translated: MSRIGKKPILFDSSVKVSLDGNIVKVEGPKGALTYEKPQGINIEINGNQIVVTRDSDHREVRSLHGLVRTLLNNMVVGVTKGFEKKLEIVGVGYRVALKGKDLDFSLGYSHPVVYQAPEGIEFFVESQTKFGVRGIDKQKVGQIAANLRALRPPEPYKGKGIKYEGERILRKAGKSGKK
- the rplP gene encoding 50S ribosomal protein L16, with translation MLMPSRTKYRKAFKGRIRGKATKGNTIAFGDYGLQSLEKGKLTSRQIEAARIAINRYIRRGGNLYIRIFPHKPITKRPAETRMGKGKGAVEYYVAPVKEGTMLYEIKGVTEEQAREAFRLASHKLPVKCKFVKKEENETPKGAE
- the rpsQ gene encoding 30S ribosomal protein S17, with the protein product MERNMRKVRRGTVISDKMDKTVVVKVETLKMHPKYHKFVKKGKKYVAHDENNECKIGDVVELMETRPLSKTKRWRVVRILERPVGLN
- the rplB gene encoding 50S ribosomal protein L2, which encodes MGIRKYKPTSAGVRFRANDDYADITTDTPEKSLLIRLPKKGGRNNFGRITTRHQGGGNKKLYRVIDFKRDKDSIPAKVKTIEYDPYRSARIALVSYADGEKRYIIAPLGLKVGDVIQSGKDADIKVGNALQLKDIPVGTVIHNIELRPGKGGQLARSAGTYAQLLSKEGEYCHLRLPSGEIRLVKSECKATIGQVSNPDHENVVIGKAGKSRWLGIRPTVRGTAMNPVDHPHGGGEGRTKGGRHPVSPWGMPTKGYKTRKKNKPSNKYIVTKRK
- the rplE gene encoding 50S ribosomal protein L5 — its product is MSVLREKYEKEVVPYLMKKFGYKNIMQVPKVEKVVLNMRLGEAVSNPKVIEHAVNDMALIAGQKPVVTKAKKSIASFKLREGMPIGCKVTLRKEMAYEFLNRFMNIALARVRDFAGVNPNSFDGRGNYACGIKEQIVFPEIDYDKIDKIRGMDIIITTTAKTDEEAKELLKALGMPFAQK
- the rpsH gene encoding 30S ribosomal protein S8, which codes for MTDPVADMLTRIMNAVRVKHQEVVVPHSKLKESILEIFKDQGYIKNYRVISENNKKDIVIYLKYTEEGESVIRGAEKVSKPGRRIYVKSKNLDIVLGGLGTGVVSTSSGIKTVKQCKKEKVGGEYLCKIW
- the rplV gene encoding 50S ribosomal protein L22; protein product: MISKAVARYIRVSPRKARLVADLVRGKTVDEAMALLKFTTKKAAQEIYKTLKSAVANAEENKNVRNVSNLKLLEVKVDGGPFYKRYMPRAYGRASLIKRRTSHITVVLGE
- the rpmC gene encoding 50S ribosomal protein L29 gives rise to the protein MKAAELRNLSKAELQKKEMELREDLFRLKFKLSTADLEDTSKVGKVKRDIARIKTILKEKENEG
- the rpsC gene encoding 30S ribosomal protein S3, with the protein product MGQKAHPIGLRIGINKTWKSVWYANKRDYRKNLSEDIKIRKYLKKKLNQAGISSIEIERMGQKMRVNLNTSRPGIVIGKKGAEIDKLKQDLKAYTNADVQINIREVKKPEIDATLIAENIALQIERRIAFRRAMKKAVVQALKSGALGIKVSCSGRLAGADMARTEWYIKGRVPLQTLRADIDYGTADAMTTYGIIGVKVWVFKGETLEEKNKNATEVE
- the rplX gene encoding 50S ribosomal protein L24, with protein sequence MAIKFKLKKDDPIIVTTGKDKGKKSKILKVLKEDKKVLAENINVVKRHMKPSQLNPDGGIVEKEKPIDISNVMYFCPKCQKGVRLGIKVLQDGTKQRFCKSCGEIVDKD